The following is a genomic window from Flavobacteriales bacterium.
CGCGAGGCCCATGGTGCGTGGGGGCGGTTCCAACGGGAGGAGCAGGCCGTTCTGCTGGGCGTGTGCGCCGGCAGCGCCCTCAGCGGAACGGCGGTGCTGGCCAATGGGGCGAACATGGCCGTGCGCCGTTCGGTGTTCGAAGCGATGGGAGGCTACGCAGCGGACCGGCAGTGGGCCAGCGGCGATGACATGTTCCTGTTGCGGCGGGTGCAGCGCGCCGGTGGCCGGGTCGCCTTCGTGGCGGCGCCGGACGCGGCGGTGGAGGTGGAGCCGGCGTCGAACATGCTGGGCTGGCTGCGGCAGCGCCTTCGCTGGGCCGGCAAGCTGCGCGCCTACCCGGCGCCGGGGGCCTTCGCGTTCGGCACCCTGGCCATCGGGTTGCCCTGGGCATTGGCGGCGACCACGCTCGTGAGCCTCGATCGGCGCATCGGAGACGACCTGGGCTGGTCCTGGGCCTTGTTGCTGCTGGGCTGGTCGGCCTGGCTCGGACCCGCACTGGGTCTGATCGAAGTGGCCAAGGAGGCCCAGGGCCTCCGGCACAGGCCGATAGGCACGCTGGTCGCGTTGTTCGGCATGGCGTTCACCGCACCGTTCCTTGCGGCGATCGCCATGGTGGTACGTCCACGGTGGAAAGGGAGGCGGACCTAGGGCCGCTTAGAACGGAAGGTCGTCCTCGTCGCCGGCCGGCATGTCCGCCATGGTGGGCGGCGGTGCGGCCTGGAACCCGCCTCCTGCAGGCGCCGATGGTGCCGCGGCGCCGGTGCGGTCGATCCGGTTGCCGCTCAGGCTCAGGAAGTATTTCGTCACCCCGTCGCGCCCGGTCCATTCGCGGCCGTTCACGTAGCAGGTCACGCTCACTTCATCACCGGGTTTGTACGGATCGAGCAGGCCGGTGCGGTCCTGGGTGAACTCGATGGGGATGTGCTGCGGCCGTTGACCGGACGGTTCGGTGATCACGAGCTCGCGCTTGCGGAAGGAGGGGCTGACCTCCTGCGTCTTGCCGACCACCTTGACGGTGCCGGTGATGGTGACTTGTGCCATGGGACGAAGTTGCGTTATCGGTCGTTGAAGGCCAGCACGGTGAGCAGGGCTTGCTCCACCTGGCCGGCCAGAAGGAGCTGGTGAGCGCGGTGGTGCAGAGCGGTGCGCAGCTCATCGCTGCGACCCTGGTGCTGGATGAAGAGCTCGGCGAGGTCCGTGAGCTTGTGCTCGTTCACCCGGGTCTCATCGGGCAGGGCCAGGACGGAGCCGAGCCGGCCCAGGTCACTGCCGGTGAGGACGGCGCTTTCGCGCACATCCCGGGGCAGTGCGTCCACCCCGATGCCGATCTCGCGGGCGGGCTGGGGCAGTTCGAACAGGGCTTCCCCGTGGGCGCGCACATAGAAGTGGCCGCCCATGCGACCCACCAGGTCGATCCGTCGCTGATCGATCCGGCCGCGGGCGTCCAGCACACGCTCGTCGATGTGGAGGAGCACCACCTCGCAGAGCACCAGGTTGCCGGCTCCGCCGCCCGTGCCTGTCTCGATCACCTGCTTCACCACACATTCGAACTGCACCGGGCTCTCCTTCACCCGGAAGGGGCGCACCTTCTCGGAGGGCAGCATGGTGAAGCCGGCCTTCTCGAATTCGTTCACCCCGGGCGGGTATTCGGTGCTCGCCAGCGAGGCCTGGTGCACCATCGCGTAGGTCACCACGTTGATCACCACCTCGGGACGGGCCTTCACGTTGTGGTAGCTGTCCTTGGTGCTGTTGTCGCGGCCACGGCGGGCGGGACTGAAAATGAGCAGCGGCGGATTGGCCCCGAAGACGTTGAAGAAGCTGAACGGGCTCAGGTTGGGACGGCCTTCGGCATCCACGGTGCTGGCGAAGGCCACGGGACGCGGCCCTACGGCCCCCACGAGGTGGGCGTGCAGGTCGGGCACCGCCAGGTCGGCGGGGTCGAAGCGCTTCATCATGGCGGAGCGCGAAGGTAAGGGTACCCCTGATCGGCTACCTTTGCCGCCCTTTTCGGAACCACGGACGTGGCGGAATTGGTAGACGCGCCAGACTTAGGATCTGGTACCGCAAGGTGTGGGGGTTCGAGTCCCCCCGTCCGTACCTCACCACGCGGCCATCGTACCCGCCAGCGGAACAAAACCCAGTGACCATGCAGATCGAACGCGAAGAGACCGGCACCCTCACCGCCAGCCTGAAGCTCACCCTGAAACCGGAGGACTACACCCCCGGTGTGGAAAAGGCCCTCAAGGAACAACGCAGGACCGCCTCGTGGCCGGGTTTCCGCCCCGGGCAGGTGCCCATGACCATCGTGAAGAAGCGGGTGGGCAAGGCCGTGCTCGTGAACGAGGTCGAGCGCCTGATCGGCGAGCAGCTCAACAGCTACATCCGCGAGAACGGCATCCGGGTGCTGGGCCAGCCGCTGCCCAGCAACGGCGGCATGGAGGGCAACGACTGGGACAACCCCGGCGAGTTCCGGTTCCGCTATGACATGGGTCTGGCGCCCGCGCTGGACGTGGAACTGGACCCCAAGCTGGGCGTGGAGATGCCGGTGGTGGACGTCACGGACGAGCTCGTGGGCCGCGAGGTGGCCGACATGCAGCGGCGCTTCGGAAAGCTGACCACGGTGGACCGGAGCGGCGACAAGGACATGCTCCTGGGCGACCTGATCGAGCTGGATGCCGCCGGCGCCATCGTGCCGGGCGGCCTGATGAACCGCACCACCATCAGCCTGGAGTTCCTCAAGGACGAGGCGGTCCGCGAGTTGCTGACGGGCAAGGCCGTGGGCGACGAGGCCGTGCTAGCGCCAGGGACCATCAGCGATGGCCATGACGACCTGGCGCGCATGTTCAACACCGACCACGAGCGGGTCCACCAGCTGGCCGGCCAGGTCCTGTTCCGCATCGCCGAGATCAAGCGGATGGAACCCTTGCCCCTGAGCGCTGAGCTGTTCGATCGGGTGTACGGCCAGGGCGCGGTGACCGACGAGGCCGCTTTCCGCGCCAAGGTGAAGGAGGGCCTGGAGGCCATGTTCCGCCGGGACAGCGAGCGCCTGTTCAAGCGGTTGGTGATGAAGCGGCTTCAGGACCAGGTCGCCATCGACCTGCCCGATCCGTTCCTGAAGCGCTGGATCATGGAGACCAGCGAGAAGCCCATCACGGCGGAGGAGCTCGAACAGGGCTACACCGGGTACGCGGATGGTCTTAAACGCCAGCTCCTCGAGGACCGGGTGTTGGAGAAGTACGGGCTGGAGGCCAAAGGCGAGGAGCTGGATGCGTTCGCGAAACGGTACATCGCCGACCAGTTCGGTCAATATGGCATGCCCGCCCCAGAGGGAGAGGAGATGCAACGGATGGCCGGCCGTTTGCTGGGCGACCGCGAGCAGCTCAAGCGCATGCGTGATACCATCGTCGACCAGAAGCTGACCGTGCATTTCCGCACCCTCCTCCAGCCCCGGGAGCGGCGTGTCAGCTACGAGGAGTTCGTAACCTTGGCCCGGACGGCATAGCGCACGACGGCTGCCGCACCACCTTCGCTCCGGCACCGATGCATCCACCCGACGAGTTCCTCAAGTACGCCGTGAAGCATCGCGGCATCCCCGGCACCACGCTGGGCGACTACATCACCGCATCCCTCACCCCGTACATCATCGAGGAGCGCAAGCTGAACGTGGCGCAGATGGACGTGTTCAGCCGGCTGATGATGGACCGCATCATCTTCCTGGGCACGGCGGTGGATGACGAGGTGGCCAACATCATCCAGGCACAGCTGCTCTTCCTGGAGAGCGTGGATGCCAAGAAGGACATCCAGATCTACCTGAACAGCCCGGGCGGCGGGGTGTACGCGGGGCTTGGGATCTATGACACGATGCAGTACATCAACCCCGATGTGGCGACCATCTGCACCGGCATGGCCGCCAGCTTCGGGGCCGTGCTGCTGTGCGCCGGCGCCAAGGGCAAGCGCAGCGCCCTGAAGCATGCCCGGGTGATGATCCATCAGCCGCTGGGCGGCACCCAGGGCCAGGCCTCGGACATGGAGATCGCCATCAACGAGGTGCGGAAGGTGAAGAAGGAGCTCTACACGATCATCAGCGAGCACACGGGACAGCCCTATGAGCGCATCGAGAAGGACAGCGACCGCGACCACTGGATGACCTCCGCGGAGGCGAAGGACTACGGGCTCATCGACGAGCTGCTCGTCCGGTCGCGCTGAGCACACGAACGAACCCAACAGAACGCATGTTCCCCAAGGACGAATTCCTCAAGTACGCGGTGAAGCACCGCGGCATCTCCAGCACCACGCTGGGAGGCTACATCACCAGCTCGATGACCCCGTACATCATCGAGGAACGCCAGTTGAACGTGGCGCAGATGGACGTGTTCAGCCGGCTGATGATGGACCGCATCATCTTTCTGGGCACGGCCATCAACGACCAGGTGGCCAACATCATCCAGGCCCAGTTGCTGTTCCTGGAGAGCGTGGACGCCAAGAAGGACATCCAGATCTACCTGAACAGCCCGGGCGGTGGCGTGTATGCCGGGCTGGGCATCTACGATACGATGCAGTACATCAACCCCGATGTGGCCACCATCTGCACGGGCATGGCCGCCAGCATGGGTGCGGTGCTGCTGTGCGCCGGGACCAAGGGCAAGCGCAGCGCGCTGAAGCATGCGCGGGTGATGATCCACCAGCCGATGGGCGGGGCCGAGGGCCAGGCCTCGGACATGGAGATCACCGTGAACGAGATCAAGAAGCTCAAGAAGGAGCTGTACGAGATCATCAGCAATCACAGCGGCCAGCCGTTCGAGAAGGTGGAGAAGGACGGTGACCGCGATTACTGGATGGTCGCCGAGGAGGCCAAAGCCTACGGAATGATCGATGAGCTGCTGGTGAAGCATACGAAGTAAGGCCCTGAGCGGCAGGTACATGCGGCGGCCGGGTGCAACTTCACCCGGCCGCCGACGTATCTTGGCCGGGCTGCCCGCGGGCGTCCCCCCTTCACATGGAGAAGAAAGAGATCAAGTGCTCGTTCTGCGGGCGCGACAAGCAGGACACCAATGTGCTGATCGCCGGCATCACCGGGCACATCTGCGACAGCTGCATCACCCAGGCGCAGAACATCATCAGCGAGGAGCTGAGCCAGCGTTCGCGCACCGAGATCGAAGGCAGCCTCATCCTCCAACGGCCCGCGGACATCAAGCGGATGCTGGACGAGTACGTCATCGGCCAGGACGAGGCCAAGAAGGTGCTGAGCGTGGCGGTGTACAACCATTACAAGCGCTTGCTCCAGAAGCCGGCCGCCGGGCATGACGATGTGGAGATCGAGAAGAGCAACATCATCCTGGTGGGGGAGACGGGCACGGGCAAGACCCTGCTGGCGCGCACCATCGCCCGCATGCTCAACGTGCCCTTCTGCATCGCCGACGCCACGGTGCTCACCGAGGCCGGCTACGTGGGCGAGGACGTGGAGAGCATCCTCAGCCGCCTGCTACAGGCAGCCGACTACGACGTGAGCAAGGCCGAGCGCGGCATCGTGTTCATCGACGAGATCGACAAGATCAGCCGCAAGAGCGACACGCCCAGCATCACCCGTGACGTGAGCGGGGAGGGCGTTCAGCAGGCCTTGCTGAAGCTGCTCGAGGGAAGCACCGTGAGCGTGCCTCCGCAGGGCGGCCGCAAGCACCCAGAGCAGAAGCTCATCCAGGTGGACACCCGTAACATCCTGTTCATCTGCGGAGGTGCCTTCGATGGCATCGCCAAGATCATCGCGCGCCGGGTGAAGAGCACCGCCGTGGGCTACAGCGCCAGCCGCGATAGCGCCCGGGTGAACGACGAGCACCTGCTTCAATACGTGAGCCCGCTGGACCTGCGCAGCTATGGGCTCATTCCCGAGCTCATCGGGCGCTTCCCGGTGCTCACCTACCTCGACCCGCTCGACAAGGAAAGCCTGCGACGCATCCTCACCGAGCCGAAGAACGCGCTCATCAAGCAGTACGTGAAGCTCTTCGAGATGGACAAGGTGAAGCTCAGCTTCGACAAGAAGGTGCTGGACTTCATCGTGGAGAAGGCGATCGATTACAAGCTGGGCGCCCGCGGCCTGCGCAGCATCTGTGAGGCCATCATGACGGATGCGATGTACGAGATGCCCGGTTCGGGCGAGCGCCCCGCCGATCTGCGCATCACCTTGGGTTATGCCCGCGAGAAGTTCGACCGCTCGCGGATGAGCCAGTTGAAGGTGGCCTGAGGACGGGGTGGGCCGGGCGGGCTACCTTCGCCTCTCCCAACGAGAACCCCGTCATGCAACGCATCCTCTCCTTTCTGGCGACGGCCCTGCCGGTCGCGCTCTCCGCTCAACAACTCCCTCAGTCCAGCCCGCCCGGTGAGGTGGAGCAGGTCATCGGCCTCACCGAGGTGGAAGTGGACTACTCGCGCCCGAGCGCGCGCTCGCGCAAGGTCTTCGGGGACCTCGTACCCTTCGGGGAGATCTGGCGGACCGGCGCCAACGCCTGCACACGGGTGGAGCTGGACGGCCCGGTGAACGTGGGCGGCAAGGCCGTGGCCAAGGGCACCTACTGCCTCTTCACCATCCCTGGCGCCAACGAATGGACCTTCATCCTAAATACGGATACGGCCTTGTGGGGCACCGACGGCTACACGGCCGACAAGGACGTGCTGCGGGTGTCGGCCAAGCCGGTGACCACCACGGACCATGTGGAGACCTTCACCATCGGTTTTGAAGGAGTGCGGGATGACAAAGCGATGCTGGAGCTGCGGTGGGAGAACACCCGGGTGGGCATCGAGCTCTCTGCGGACGCCACCGAGCAGGCCCTGGCCAACATCAAGGCCACCATGGCCAAGCCCGACCTGAAGGCCGGCAATTACAACCGCAGCGCACGGTACTGTGTGGACAAGGGCGTGATGCTGCCCGAGGCGCTGGTGTGGGCCGAGAAGGCCGTGTCGATGGACAAGAAGTATTGGACGTTGCACACCCTGGCGCTGTGCCAGGCCGCCAACGGAAAGTACAAGGAGGCGGTGACCACCGCCAACGAGAGCATGACCATGGCCCAGAAGGAGAACGACCCGAGCTACGTGAAGATGAACAAGGCGCGGATCGAGGAGTGGTCAACGAAGTGAGCGCTGCCGGAACGAACGGAAAGGCCCCGCTGCGGCGGGGCTTTTTCATGCGCGCCCTTATAGTCCCAGGCTCAGCAACCCGCCATCAGCCACCAGACAATGCCCGGTGATGAAGGAGGCCTTGGTCATACAGAGGAACGCGATGGCCGAGGCGACCTCGGCAGGTTCACCGACGCGTTTCAGCGGGGTGCGCTGCAGGATCCGCTCCAGGCGCTCGGGCTGCGACAGGACCGGTTCGGTCAGGGGCGTGCGGATGTACCACGGGGCCACGGCGTTCACCCGGATGCCGTCAGGTGCCCACTCCACCGCAAGGCTCCGGGTGAGCTGGAGCAGGGCGGCCTTGCTCATCGCGTACGCGGCGCCACTGCCCACGTCCACGAAGCCGGCCACACTGGCCACGTTCACCACGGCCGGTGCCGAGCCCTTCCTCAGCAGAGGATGCAAGGCCCGCAACAGCTCCGCGGGTCCGAGCAGGTTGGTGCCGACCACGACCTCCTGCTCCCCCGGACCTAGCTGTGACCACGGTTTGCGCACGTTCGTGCCGGCGTTGTTCACCAGGATGTCCAGCGCTCCCCAGCGTTCCCGCACCACCCGCACGATGCGCGGACGGCCCTCCGAGGTGGTGATATCAGCGGCGATGCAGGCCGGGTCGTCCGGGGCGTTGCGGACCGCAAGGATCACGTCGGCGCCCAGGTCCCGCAGCTCCTCCACGGTGGCCGCGCCGATGCCGCGCGTACCTCCGGTCACCAGGGCGCGTTTTCCGTTCAGGTCCCAGCCGGACATGGTGCGAAGCTAGGCGGCCCGGAAACAGAAAGCCCCCGGCTGCGGCCGGGGGCTTTCTCGAAACGGTGTGTGTGGCTTACTGACGGTTCACCAGACGGGTGGTGGAACCGTTGGCATCGCTCACACGGATGGTGTACATGCCGCTGGCGTATGCGCCCAGGTCCACAGTGGTGCGGCCGGTGAAACGGCTGTTCTGCAGGGTCTGGCCCAGCGCATTCAGCACCTCGATGGAGTGGTTCTCCGAGGTGGCGGTGATCACCTGCACCAGACCGTCGTTGGTCGGGTTGGGGAACATGCTGAACTCCGGACCGGCCACTTCGCTGAAGCCGATGGTGGGGTCGAAGATCATACGGATGGCGAAGGCGTTGCCGTTGGTGAAGGAGCCCGGGTCCGTGCCTTGGATGTTGATGAGGCCGACGACGGACGGCTGCGGGACCGTGGCATCATCAACCACGGTCACGTTGGCGGTTCCGCCATTGCTGAACAGCTCCACGCCTGCGTAATACGCACCCGGGGCAAGGGCGACCGGGTTCAGGAACGTGATGCTGACCTCCCCGGCGATGGTGTCGGCAGCGGAAAGGGTGTAGTCCTGGCTGGTGGCGAGGGGGTTGAACACATCATCACTTCCACCCAATGCGTTGGGCAGGATGGCGAGCGAATCGCCATGCACGCTGGCGATCATCAGGGCGCCGGTGCGGCTGTTCGCGCCAATGTCCACGTTCAGACCATAGAGCGTGGTGGGCGCATTGATGCGGAAGTAGTTCAAGCAGAACACGTTGTCCGTCGCATCCGCGAAGGAAGCCGTACCGATCAGGGAGGTCACTTCCGTGCCGCTGTGCACACCAAGGCCGTCCAACGCATACTCCAGGTCGTTCAAGGCGAAGGTCCGCTCAGCGGTATCGTCGCTAGGGTCATCCTCGAGGGCATCCTCACTGGAGGTGACCGTCAAGGTCATCGTGTAGGTGCCTTCGGCGAGGCCGCCCGGAAGGGTGACAGGCTCTTCCATCGTCACCGTGTCGCCAGGGTTCACCGTACCGGCATTCAGCGTGGCGCTGAACGCCGTACCTCCGCCAGGGGCGGTCACCGTGGCGGTCATCACCAGGTTGGTCTGTGGGTTGAGCCCGATGTTGCGCAGCT
Proteins encoded in this region:
- a CDS encoding glycosyltransferase, giving the protein MNGWLLWLLGLLGLALFFAALIRQWTQVFRMALRPVVGSMDPVRVSVLVPARNEAGRITLVLQDLAAQMPAPPDEVIVVDDASEDGTLAQARSMAARWPVLRVLALQGAQGKKAALEAGMAEAGHPVVLFTDADVRFGPGRVAAFERAWASTSPDLLLGPVFLREAHGAWGRFQREEQAVLLGVCAGSALSGTAVLANGANMAVRRSVFEAMGGYAADRQWASGDDMFLLRRVQRAGGRVAFVAAPDAAVEVEPASNMLGWLRQRLRWAGKLRAYPAPGAFAFGTLAIGLPWALAATTLVSLDRRIGDDLGWSWALLLLGWSAWLGPALGLIEVAKEAQGLRHRPIGTLVALFGMAFTAPFLAAIAMVVRPRWKGRRT
- a CDS encoding DUF2911 domain-containing protein translates to MQRILSFLATALPVALSAQQLPQSSPPGEVEQVIGLTEVEVDYSRPSARSRKVFGDLVPFGEIWRTGANACTRVELDGPVNVGGKAVAKGTYCLFTIPGANEWTFILNTDTALWGTDGYTADKDVLRVSAKPVTTTDHVETFTIGFEGVRDDKAMLELRWENTRVGIELSADATEQALANIKATMAKPDLKAGNYNRSARYCVDKGVMLPEALVWAEKAVSMDKKYWTLHTLALCQAANGKYKEAVTTANESMTMAQKENDPSYVKMNKARIEEWSTK
- a CDS encoding flavin reductase family protein — protein: MKRFDPADLAVPDLHAHLVGAVGPRPVAFASTVDAEGRPNLSPFSFFNVFGANPPLLIFSPARRGRDNSTKDSYHNVKARPEVVINVVTYAMVHQASLASTEYPPGVNEFEKAGFTMLPSEKVRPFRVKESPVQFECVVKQVIETGTGGGAGNLVLCEVVLLHIDERVLDARGRIDQRRIDLVGRMGGHFYVRAHGEALFELPQPAREIGIGVDALPRDVRESAVLTGSDLGRLGSVLALPDETRVNEHKLTDLAELFIQHQGRSDELRTALHHRAHQLLLAGQVEQALLTVLAFNDR
- a CDS encoding DUF3127 domain-containing protein; this encodes MAQVTITGTVKVVGKTQEVSPSFRKRELVITEPSGQRPQHIPIEFTQDRTGLLDPYKPGDEVSVTCYVNGREWTGRDGVTKYFLSLSGNRIDRTGAAAPSAPAGGGFQAAPPPTMADMPAGDEDDLPF
- the clpP gene encoding ATP-dependent Clp endopeptidase proteolytic subunit ClpP — protein: MHPPDEFLKYAVKHRGIPGTTLGDYITASLTPYIIEERKLNVAQMDVFSRLMMDRIIFLGTAVDDEVANIIQAQLLFLESVDAKKDIQIYLNSPGGGVYAGLGIYDTMQYINPDVATICTGMAASFGAVLLCAGAKGKRSALKHARVMIHQPLGGTQGQASDMEIAINEVRKVKKELYTIISEHTGQPYERIEKDSDRDHWMTSAEAKDYGLIDELLVRSR
- the clpX gene encoding ATP-dependent Clp protease ATP-binding subunit ClpX → MEKKEIKCSFCGRDKQDTNVLIAGITGHICDSCITQAQNIISEELSQRSRTEIEGSLILQRPADIKRMLDEYVIGQDEAKKVLSVAVYNHYKRLLQKPAAGHDDVEIEKSNIILVGETGTGKTLLARTIARMLNVPFCIADATVLTEAGYVGEDVESILSRLLQAADYDVSKAERGIVFIDEIDKISRKSDTPSITRDVSGEGVQQALLKLLEGSTVSVPPQGGRKHPEQKLIQVDTRNILFICGGAFDGIAKIIARRVKSTAVGYSASRDSARVNDEHLLQYVSPLDLRSYGLIPELIGRFPVLTYLDPLDKESLRRILTEPKNALIKQYVKLFEMDKVKLSFDKKVLDFIVEKAIDYKLGARGLRSICEAIMTDAMYEMPGSGERPADLRITLGYAREKFDRSRMSQLKVA
- the clpP gene encoding ATP-dependent Clp endopeptidase proteolytic subunit ClpP, producing MFPKDEFLKYAVKHRGISSTTLGGYITSSMTPYIIEERQLNVAQMDVFSRLMMDRIIFLGTAINDQVANIIQAQLLFLESVDAKKDIQIYLNSPGGGVYAGLGIYDTMQYINPDVATICTGMAASMGAVLLCAGTKGKRSALKHARVMIHQPMGGAEGQASDMEITVNEIKKLKKELYEIISNHSGQPFEKVEKDGDRDYWMVAEEAKAYGMIDELLVKHTK
- a CDS encoding SDR family oxidoreductase, with the translated sequence MSGWDLNGKRALVTGGTRGIGAATVEELRDLGADVILAVRNAPDDPACIAADITTSEGRPRIVRVVRERWGALDILVNNAGTNVRKPWSQLGPGEQEVVVGTNLLGPAELLRALHPLLRKGSAPAVVNVASVAGFVDVGSGAAYAMSKAALLQLTRSLAVEWAPDGIRVNAVAPWYIRTPLTEPVLSQPERLERILQRTPLKRVGEPAEVASAIAFLCMTKASFITGHCLVADGGLLSLGL
- a CDS encoding T9SS type A sorting domain-containing protein, which encodes MKKTFLSFPLMVGSVAVMAQSAGGNTHDFKGYTKQHPAGSYTAPAPSHLPPSFEALRAAPFWTEDFSGGSVPAGWTNEDNLTPLGTDSVYFVWSNDPNAVGVAALGYQPSSVFGASDASNGYLWANSDRGLSQSPGADHLTELTTTAINCSGQPTVLLTFESLIGVFDYNANTNVKVQVSTDLTTWTDFIPFTCLVTGSAQPPCSRWSANPQGIALDITSVAANQSSVYLRFQWLGGWEYFWAIDDLALSNVPDYGRVVDFGYVSHVGGGVEFGTIPRPQLGSTFFLGGQLRNIGLNPQTNLVMTATVTAPGGGTAFSATLNAGTVNPGDTVTMEEPVTLPGGLAEGTYTMTLTVTSSEDALEDDPSDDTAERTFALNDLEYALDGLGVHSGTEVTSLIGTASFADATDNVFCLNYFRINAPTTLYGLNVDIGANSRTGALMIASVHGDSLAILPNALGGSDDVFNPLATSQDYTLSAADTIAGEVSITFLNPVALAPGAYYAGVELFSNGGTANVTVVDDATVPQPSVVGLINIQGTDPGSFTNGNAFAIRMIFDPTIGFSEVAGPEFSMFPNPTNDGLVQVITATSENHSIEVLNALGQTLQNSRFTGRTTVDLGAYASGMYTIRVSDANGSTTRLVNRQ